AAGTTCCATGAGAGCAGTGACAGATGTGTTATAGTGACATCTGTATCCTTTGTGATCATAGAGTCTCTGTTCCATAATAGGTagttaataaatgcttgttgagtatataattaaaaatggattGATAGGTAAGTGATTGATAGattgataaatacatacatgcatgcatacataaatagatacatagactTCATAAGTTTAATCCCAAGGACTGAAGGATAAATGTGGAGTCAGACAGAAGTTGGAATGTTGGAAGGATTCGAAAAGACAAGAGAGTCAACTAGAGGCAACCAGGAACCTAAAAGTGCAGGAATCTGAAGTTTTCCAGTTCCTTTCTAGCATTGAGTAGCATCTAAGAGCAAATGCAGAAGTTGCTCCTTATGAAAACCTGAGTTTAGCAACTCCCACACTGACGTACGCAAGTCTAGAACATCTATATTGCTCCTCTGGGTAgtaaggtgagagagagagacattaatGGAGAATTAATTCTATGTTTTGTGTGCGCAAACACACGCACTCCACAATACTCATTTAACTGAAGTTTGTGGGTACTTGTACCCAAAACGTTCAAAGAACCTTAAAAGTCCTGAAGTCTCattgtccctattttacagatggagaaatggagaGGCACTCAAAGCAGCTCTGCTCCTCACTTGGTAAAGGTGAGTTGCGTTTGCTTTCCATGTGGACAGACTGAAATACAAAAAGGTTGGCCACCAACTGGGTTCTGTGTGCAGAACTTCAGCCAGGTAGTAGACTTCATTCTTGGAGAACATGTAGTTGAGTAGCGCTGGAACTCCCTGTTTCTGTACCCCTGGAGGCTGTCTGACCTCCACCAGTGACACACCAAGGAGAAGGGGGAAGATACCTAAAATCCTGTATGCCTATGGACAGAGGGGTGAATTAGGCACAGTCCCAGACCTTAAGATGCTTGATCAGGTGACAGGAGATAAACATGTAGGTAATTATACAACAATGGAATAATGATATGATGCAGAGAGACTGGTGAGTGGAGTTCCAGCATGAGAGGTTGGGCAGTCAGGTGCTCAGATAAAGATGACCCTTAAGCTGAATCTTAAAAGATAAGAAGGATCAGCTCTGATATGGCAGAGGGCAAAGGCCATGAAATCCTCTGAAATGCCCTCAAGTCTTTTAGCTGGAGCCCCATCTCTGTTTGGAGCAGCCAGCAGTATGtcttacatacacatacatttaaaaaaaaaaaaaacatatattatgAGTTTTTTCATTGATCtgcatatttttctgaaaattatgtTTTGATGTCAATATGTTCTTGAGATTTCCCTATATTGTTATATAGAGGTTGACTCCATTCCTGTTTAACTCCCATGAGCCTACTGATAAACATTTAGGTTTCACTAACATTTAGCCATTACAAATTATCCAGGAATGCATGCTCCCTTGTCTCCTTCTGTATACATGAGAGGGTTTTCAAAAGTAAACACCAAGTAGTGGAATTACCaggtgctatggactgaatgtttacaTCCCagaaaaattcatgttgaaattctaacccccaatatgatggtatttggaggagcctttgggaggtaactaGGTCTACACCTAATTAAGTCATTGTGGGGGCATCTATGataatgggattagtacccttaaaagaaaccagagagctttctctgtctctctgtccccaccctgtGACAATACAGTAGGAAGGTGGCCATGCACAAGCCAGAAGGAGGGCTCTTActagaacccaaccatgctgacATGCTAACCACAGACTTCCCAGTCTGtggttatataaataaatgtctgttgtttaagccacccagtctattgGCATTTTGTTTTAGCAAACTGAGTAGCTTAAGACACTGGGGAGTGCACAGTGGTCAGAAATGtcccaatttacatttccacaagcACAACCTCACCAACGTGATATTGTCAAAATTTTTCATCCAAATTGTGCTTTGTAGGAGATTTTCACCATTCTCACTGGGCACAGGTAAGTCCCAAACATCTAAACTTCTCTTAAAAGGAGGGGAAGGAGCATATGTATTCAGCTCCAGGCCCCTTCCTGCACACCTACTGTCTCTTAGAACCCTCCAACGGAGATATTATGGTTCTTACTTTGCAAGGAGAAGACCAAAGTTAAGAGAGACGAAGTGACTTGCCTGAAGTTACACACCAGAAAGTTGTGAAACTAGGGCTCAAAAGCCAGTGTTCATGCTGCTAATATCTATACTCTTGATCACTGTGTTATGGACTCAACTAACACTTTTTGAGCTCTGACTATGTACCGCACCCTgcagatacaaaaatgaattatgGGGCATTCTTAACACATAGTAATAATACTCAATAAAACTTTGTTGAATTAATATTGAATCAAGGAGCTCAGAGTTCACAGGAGACAGACATGTAAAAGATATTTGCAGTAGAATGGCGAAGCAGCATAAGAGATGTAGAGCAGTTGTTCCCCTTTAcccacagttttgctttctgcagtttcagttacctgcagtcaaccGTGACccgaaaatattaaaaataggctgggtgcaatggctcacgcttgtaatcccagcactttgggaagccgagacaggcaaatcacctgagatgaggagttcaagaccaacctggccaacgtggtgaaaccccatctctactaaaaatacaaaaaaattagctgggcatggtagtacacacctgtagtcccagccactcaggaggctgaggcaggagaatcacttggacctgggaggtggaggttgcagtgagctgagatcattccactgcactccagcctgagtgacagagtgagactccatctcaaaaaaaaaaaaaaaaaatatatatatatatatatgtgtgtgtgtgtgtgtgtgtgtgtgtgtgtgtatatatataagtatatataatgtgtgtgtgtatatatatataacaacaaGTAAGATATTTTGAGGGACATAGAGAAAGACCACCTTCACATAACTTGTATTTTAGtacattgttataattgttctatattattattagttattgttgttatcccttactatgcctaatttataaattaaactttaccatGGATATGAAtgtataggggaaaaaaatcacatatctaaggttcagtactatctgtgaTTTCACACATCCACAGGGGGTGTTGGAACGTATTCCCCAtagataagggggaactactgtatGCTCCAGTGCAGCGGGACACAgacaagaaaaatgtttaattttaagggacagatcagggaaggcttcacatTGGAGATACTTTTTATCAAACACAAAAGGAGGAAATCAGTTCCAGGCAAAGAGAACAAATGCAAGGCACAGGAATGTGAAGCAACATTGCATTTTCTGGGAATTATACTTTTGATGGCCATAAAGTTGCTTCCTTCCAGTTTAGAGCCAAAGCATCCAGGTCAATTCATTTCCATTCATAGGGCCTTTGTTAAATGCCTGTGTGTGCTAGGCCCTGTGTGAGaagctttacatgcattatctcatcgAATCCTTTCAGCTTTCCCCCATTATAccgatgagaacactgaggctcagagaggccaagaattCAGCTCAGGAATATATTCACACTCTCAGTTCTTTCTACTCCCCACTGTTTTCCCAAGACACCAGGCTACTCCTTTCTCCCATCTTACTCCAAAGGAAAGATGTCCCTCCTAGCAAACCTCAAAACCCATGGCCAGGTGCCCCTTGCATCTGAAGATTATTTCTGCTCATTCCACTGTCTCTTTTCTTACCTGAAAAACTGGAGAGGAGAATGCATATACAGTCACAAAGTTTTCAATCATTGGCTGGACATGAAAGATcatcccattcattcatttatcaaatcttttTTGAGCACCAGCTGTGTGCTACGCAATGCTCTCAGTGCTGTAGACACAGAAGTGAATAAGAGAGACAAGACTCCTGTGGGTGTGGTGGagcaagcctataatcccagctgcttggcaggctgaggtgggaggacgatcacttaagctcaggaacTCTagttcagcctggacaacatagtgagactttgtgtctctttaaaaaaaaaaaagaagaagaagaagaagaagaaggctgggtgtggctcacacctgtaatcccaacactttgggaagccggggtgggcagatcattgagatcaggagttgaagaccagcctggccaccaacatggtgaaaccctgtctctactttaaaaatacaaaaattagccagcatggtggcaggcgcctgtagtcccagctacctgggaggctgaggtaggagaatcacttgaacccaagaggcggaggttgcaatgagccaagattgagccactgcactccaacctgggtgacaaaacaagacttcatctcaaaaaaaaaaaaaaaaaagatgggcggggcacagtggcccaggcctgtaatcccagcacgttgggaggccaaggtgggaggatcacctgaagttgggggtttgagacctgcctgatcaacatggagaaactctgtctctactaaaaatacaaaattagccggtcatggtggcgcatgcctgtaatcccagctactcaggaggctgaggcaggagaatcgcttgaacccagaaggtggaggttgtggtgagctgagattgcgcctgtgcactccagcctgggtaacaagagcgaaactccctctcaaaaacaaacaaaaaaaagctgcTGCAAGGACTTCTAAGGGTTAGAAACAGGTTTTGAGAGGTTAtgtggcttgcccaaggtcacatagcaattTTGTTGCACAGGTGGGCTGAAACCCAAGCCTACCGAACTCGCAGTATAGGACGCTTTCTTCTCCCTGGCCATGACCTTGACCTTTCTCTTATCTCCCTCCTGCTTTGCCTCTTCTCAGTCTCTGTCCAGTAGGATGAACTCAGAGAACCTCACCTGGGCTGCGATTGCCCCTGATGAATTCATCCTCCTGGGCATCACGAATCGCTGGGATGTGCGTGTGGCCCTCTTCCTGACCTGCCTGCCTGTCTACTTGGTGAGCCTGCTGGGAAACGTGGGCATGGTACTGCTAATTCGCTTGGATGCCCGGCTCCACACACCTATGTACTTCTTCCTggccaacctctgcctgctggatgCCTGCTATTCCTCCGCCATCAGCCCCAAGATGCTAGTGGACCTGCTGCTGCCCCGAGCCACTATCCCTTACACAGCCTGTGCCCTCCAGATGTTTGTCTTTGCAGGTCTGGCTGACACCGAGTGTTGCTTGCTGGCAGCCATGGCCTATGACCGCTACGTGGCCATCAGAAACCCACTTCTCTATACAACAGCTATGTCGCAGCATCTATGCCTGGCCTTGCTGGGGGCATCAGGCCTGGGTGGGGCAGTGAGCGCCTTTGTTCACACAACCCTCACCTTCCGCCTGACCTTCTGCCGCTCCTGGGAGATCAATAACTTCTTCTGTGATATCCCTCCACTGCTGGCCATCTCCTGCAGTGACACCAGTCTCAATGAACTCCTTCTCTTCGCCATCTGTGGCTTCATCCAGACAGCCACGGTGTTAGCTATCACCCTGTCTTATGGCTTCATTGCTGGGGCTGTGATCCGCATGCGCTCGGTCGAGGGCCGTCGGCGAG
Above is a window of Papio anubis isolate 15944 chromosome 13, Panubis1.0, whole genome shotgun sequence DNA encoding:
- the LOC101019236 gene encoding olfactory receptor 5C1; the protein is MTLTFLLSPSCFASSQSLSSRMNSENLTWAAIAPDEFILLGITNRWDVRVALFLTCLPVYLVSLLGNVGMVLLIRLDARLHTPMYFFLANLCLLDACYSSAISPKMLVDLLLPRATIPYTACALQMFVFAGLADTECCLLAAMAYDRYVAIRNPLLYTTAMSQHLCLALLGASGLGGAVSAFVHTTLTFRLTFCRSWEINNFFCDIPPLLAISCSDTSLNELLLFAICGFIQTATVLAITLSYGFIAGAVIRMRSVEGRRRAASTCCSHLTAVAMMYGTLIFMYLRPSSSYALDTDKMASVFYTLVIPALNPLIYSLRNKEVKEALRQTWSRFRRPGQGPQ